Proteins from a genomic interval of Actinomycetes bacterium:
- the hisH gene encoding imidazole glycerol phosphate synthase subunit HisH, translating to MSSPAPTVVVLDHGSGNLRSAERALAAAGARVTVTGDVGAALAADGLVVPGVGAFAACMAGLRAARGPEVIGRRLAGGRPVLGICVGMQVMFETGREHGEETEGCGEWPGTVERLAAPVLPHMGWNTVRVPAGSRLFAGVDGERFYFVHSYAARSWDLVATGPFAAPLVTWAEHGEPFVAAVENGPLSATQFHPEKSGAAGARLLRNWVGTLPEWTAA from the coding sequence GTGAGCTCGCCCGCCCCGACCGTCGTGGTCCTCGACCACGGGTCCGGCAACCTGCGGTCCGCCGAGCGGGCCCTGGCCGCCGCCGGTGCCCGCGTCACGGTCACCGGCGACGTGGGGGCGGCGCTCGCGGCCGACGGCCTCGTGGTCCCCGGCGTCGGGGCGTTCGCCGCCTGCATGGCCGGCCTGCGCGCGGCGCGCGGCCCGGAGGTCATCGGCCGCCGGCTCGCCGGCGGCCGGCCGGTGCTCGGCATCTGCGTCGGCATGCAGGTGATGTTCGAGACCGGCCGCGAGCACGGCGAGGAGACGGAGGGCTGCGGGGAGTGGCCGGGCACCGTCGAGCGGCTCGCCGCGCCGGTCCTGCCGCACATGGGCTGGAACACAGTCCGCGTCCCGGCGGGCAGCCGGCTGTTCGCAGGGGTGGACGGGGAGCGCTTCTACTTCGTCCACTCGTACGCCGCGCGGAGCTGGGACCTGGTGGCGACCGGCCCCTTTGCGGCGCCGCTGGTCACCTGGGCCGAGCACGGGGAGCCGTTCGTCGCCGCGGTGGAGAACGGCCCGCTCTCGGCGACCCAGTTCCACCCCGAGAAGTCCGGCGCGGCCGGCGCCCGGCTGCTGCGCAACTGGGTAGGCACGCTCCCCGAGTGGACTGCAGCGTGA
- the priA gene encoding bifunctional 1-(5-phosphoribosyl)-5-((5-phosphoribosylamino)methylideneamino)imidazole-4-carboxamide isomerase/phosphoribosylanthranilate isomerase PriA, giving the protein MTTVPPETADQNGPYLVLLPAVDVAGGQAVRLVQGAAGSETSYGDPLDAALAWQSAGAEWIHLVDLDAAFGRGQNRRLLAEVVARLDVAVEMSGGIRDDASLDAALSTGCARVNIGTAALEDPEWCARAIATHGDRVAVGLDVRGTTLAARGWTEEGGQLYDVLARLDRDGCARYVVTDVGRDGTMTGPNLDLLRDVCAATDRPVVASGGVSSLDDLRAIASLVGVGVEGAIVGKALYAGAFTLEEALATTRGTAQGTARASTREATG; this is encoded by the coding sequence GTGACCACCGTCCCGCCCGAGACCGCCGACCAGAACGGTCCCTACCTCGTGCTGCTGCCTGCCGTCGACGTCGCCGGCGGCCAGGCTGTCCGCCTGGTCCAGGGAGCCGCGGGCAGCGAGACCTCGTACGGCGACCCGCTCGACGCGGCCCTGGCCTGGCAGTCGGCGGGCGCCGAGTGGATCCACCTGGTCGACCTCGACGCAGCGTTCGGCCGGGGCCAGAACCGCCGGCTGCTCGCCGAGGTCGTCGCTCGCCTGGACGTCGCGGTGGAGATGTCCGGCGGCATCCGCGACGACGCGTCGCTGGACGCGGCGCTGTCGACCGGCTGCGCGCGGGTCAACATCGGCACCGCGGCGCTCGAGGACCCCGAGTGGTGCGCCCGGGCCATCGCGACCCACGGCGACCGCGTCGCGGTGGGCCTCGACGTGCGCGGCACCACGCTGGCCGCCCGTGGCTGGACCGAGGAGGGGGGCCAGCTCTACGACGTGCTCGCCCGCCTCGACCGGGACGGTTGCGCGCGCTACGTCGTCACCGACGTAGGCCGGGACGGCACGATGACCGGGCCCAACCTCGACCTGCTGCGCGACGTGTGCGCGGCGACCGACCGGCCGGTGGTTGCAAGCGGCGGGGTGTCCAGCCTCGACGACCTGCGGGCCATCGCGTCGCTGGTCGGTGTCGGGGTCGAGGGTGCCATCGTGGGCAAGGCGCTCTACGCCGGAGCGTTCACCCTGGAGGAGGCCCTGGCCACGACGCGGGGGACGGCTCAGGGGACCGCACGCGCAAGCACGAGGGAGGCGACCGGATGA